gttttattGATCATATTATAAGTCCATGTTTTGCTGACCAGGTGCGCGATGATATTTCTTTATGTTagaattgttatgaaaaatggTATTTCAAAACCTAAACGAAAAAAACTATAGATTGAAAAAAGattcttttttgtttatctttgAATCACCCCTCAGCAAAGATCTGTCAAAGTCATGGTTTTATAAACGACTTGTAATTCTCtcttcagaacctcctgtaggtgggcctttttgCTCTTATAGGTGTTTTAATGGTGTTTTAATGGGGTTTATATAACTAAACGTTGTTTTATAGCGAAGTTTGCAAGTGCCCTTCCAGATCCTTATagaacttaaattgttacttgggttactAATGTTTATTTagctaaaaatttgttttgctttattttaCTTACTTtccttaaatttagtttttttaattaatatataTACCGCATCCTCCATATCATGCACTTTTGGATGTTCGCCGTACTTTCAATACAGCTGGTGTTTCTTCCTGTGTTGTATCGCTCATTGCCGTGTGGTGGTATCCATAAAATATGGTTAATGGACTTTTGTTCTGGAATGTATTTTAACACTATTacttttccttcaaaatcattaaactaTATGAACTTACCGACGAAATATGTACATCCTGACGTATTGCGATGTCAAAAAAAGTCCTCTCATCAAGCGGGATGTTTTGATTGAGCCACACGAAGCTGCGAATAAAGTTTTCCCCTCACATAGATCGTCTTCTTCTTGAGCTGgagaaaaaatttcatcgagcgaaattaaataaaataaatcctgCTATTTCCGCATTTATGGATTctggaataaaaataatgacaatatttcattGCATTGCAGATAAAAATAAACTACTTACCAGTATTTTGGATTGAGctttgaaaatgatgattaaTTTACGAATGAATAATCTTCCTTTTTCGAATCGATATtatttaaatggtttaaatttgataaaagttatTGGATCTTCTAAtgcattttactacggggtactgccttataaaatttattggatCTTTTAGTAGTTTCAGACGGATTTTTATCAACCAAAACCAAGTGCtagaatttattggattttcttttacttttcaTTAGAAATGCTGTTATCTTTTATCAAGACCCTAATTTATAGAAGTTATTGGATTGACCCGATATATTATatagcccgattttgttcagtgcaGGTAATGatatactgcccctactcgcataacagtcccatatggaTAGGAAACGCTAACAATATGGGACtgatgcgagtaggggcagtataggCTCGTTAACACCTATCCAGCGCCGATCCTCCAACGCCGCCATGGTGCACCAATAAATAACAttagcggcaaataggactattttAAACGGGATAAACCATCCAACCGGATGAAAACCCCCGAAAAAAAggactattttgaaaaaaatctgtgtaccTGGCACCTCTGTCCGATATGTCAAAACCACCATCGACGAAACGCAAACTTCCACTTCCgcataaaaaaccaaaatagcTGTCAACTCTCTTTTCTCTTCCACATCTTGTGTGAGGACGTTGTGTCGGGTTGAATTCGCTTCTAATTTTTCGGTATTTTGGTGATTATCCCGGATATCTGGAACCATGGCCGATGCCGCTGATGCCGAGGGCTTCAAGAAGAAGCGTACCTTTCGTAAATTCACCTACCGTGGGGTGGATTTGGACCAGCTTCTGGACATGAAGCACGATCTGCTGATGGAGCTGATGCACAGCAGAGCCAAGCGACGTTTCAAGCGAGGAATCCGTCGCAAGCCGCTCGCTCTGATGAAGAAGCTGCGCAAGGCCAAGAAGGATGCTCCCCCACTAGAGAAGCCAGCCATCGTAAAAACCCACTTGCGAAACATGATTATCGTTCCGGAGATGGTCGGATCGATGGTGGGAATCTACAACGGCAAAACCTTCAACCAGGCCGAAATCAAGCCGGAAATGATCGGACATTATTTGGGCGAGTTTTCTCTCACCTACAAACCGGTTAAGCACGGTCGGCCGGGTATCGGTGCCACCCACAGCTCCCGATTCATTCCACTGAAGTAGAGGGCGAAAGGGATGGTGTGATAAGGTCTATAAGTTTATAATTTACTAAAAGCTTACGGTGAAAATACAATATTGATTGTAAACAAAAGGACGAAAACTGTGTATGTTTGGTTTTTCTTCTAAGATCTTGAAAAGAAATCCCGAGGTAGGTATGCGGATTACCCGTATTTGAATGGATTAAACTGGGTTTGTAAGGTCTAGTTTAAGTAATTCATGATTcgaataataacttttttccagCCTTATTTTAAATAACTAGTTCCAAAATTCCATTCTTTCTGAAAGTTAGTTCAAAATACTTTTCAGaactattttaaaatgcttATTTGATGTTTATTGTGGTTTTCCATATATAAActtaaacaaaatgttaaaatatattcaacTTCAATTCTCTACAAGCACGTATTtactaaaattttgcatttgtgTTATGCATATTTATTCTATTAAAAATCAAAGGCtagttaatttaaaatttttatcctttGTTCCATCGATGTATGGTAACTTATGGTTCTGTTGTCCACGTTTTTTCCTTCCTTTGGCTCCATTtgtctgcgtccaatactgcaaaATGGGCCCGGCTGAGTtaagatgaatagtaaatgtaGTTTTACTATTCACctgggatgctgacaagatctggctgtgtatgtatcgtAAGTCGTAAGCAAGAGCCTAAGCAAATTTCATTTTATGTTCTATATATGCGTTTCACTTACGGCGCGTTCGTAAACTGAtgttttgggtgatgcatcgatttgtttggtagatgtcaaatcaccttccaatgcttttgtatacagtttgtttaatttacgaacgccagcatcgataaaaagaatcacttcgatagaaaaaatcaatttacgaacacgccgttaatGATTAattcgcgaagaaatctaagcccgaaaacaccaaaatttgggATTCTCAATCTTAGAAATGAATGggcaaaattctacaaatttagtatctttgagttatCGAAAAATGCTGTACACAAATATGTATGTTATGTAGAATAAAATTCCTTCATCAAATACATCACATTTGAGTTAAGCTTCTGAGCGAAGTATGCTCGCGTCAAGCCAAACGAGATGTCTCCTATATTGGTCCGCAATGTATTAGAAGGGTAGATGAAGTTTTGGTTTAAGACCACTAGTATCATTTTGCATTTATGTGGATTTTGTCGGAACCTATGgttaaattttgtatcatttcaATATGAAACGCGAATTGCTTCAAAATCGAATAATGTAAACAAGATAAGAAATTTTGTATGCTTACAATCATTAGACGTTTAAATCTGGGAATGCTTTTATTTACTTTAGGATAAGAAAACTATTAGGGAAATATGTTTAtcaatttgatagaaaatcttATTTGCATACATAGTTGAGAACGGTTAGGATAAAAAGACTGAAGGCAGACGAACTCAAACCAAAGAGTTAGTTAAACAATATAGattaattatagaaaaaactaattgaaagaaatttcgaatgaaaaagTAACAATTTAACTTGTAACTAATAGAAAGATAATTTTCTACTCAGATTACATAGCACAGTTATGTGCCCATCGCGGAAATGGAATCACGTCACGAACGTTGTGCACATTCAATATCCAACAGAGGTATCGTTCCAAGCCCAACCCGAAGCCGGCAGTTGGAACCGAACCGAATTgtcgcagctgcaaataccacCCGAGAGCTTCCTGATCCGGTAACTTTGCCTTCAAACGTTCGTAATCATTTTCACGAACACTTCCGCCGACAAGCTCACCGACATGTGGCACTAGCAAATCAAGGGCATCCACTAAATTACTATCGTCTGGGCATTGTCGCATGTAGAACGATTTGATTTCCTTCGGCCACCGAACAACAAATACTGGACTTTGAAAGTAGTTGACTAGATAAAGTTCCTGTTCCTTATTGATGCCATCTGCTGGTTGAACTGAAGATTTCAGTTTAGATGAATTTTTCTCCAGTATGTTGATGGCTTCTGCGAAAGATATTTTCGGAAAGGGTTTGTTCAACCATTGGAAAGATTCTTCCAGGCTGGTTTCGGTTGTAAGCTTCCTCACAGCATCAACTTCTCCTGAAGCTGTATCCAGTAATCGCTTACTAACAGTTTTGATTATCGATTCTATCCTATCAGCTAGATCATCAATCGAGTTCATAAACGCTTCTTCTAGTTCTAGCATGTAGAACTCGCTAAGATGTATTGGAGATTTGGAGTTTTCAGCTCTGAATGTCGGTCCAAATGAAAATACTTTTCCTAGTCCGTGGCACATGGCCTCCAAGTGCAGCTGACCTGAAACAGTCAAATACGCCTCCCGATCGAAATATCCTTTATCAAGGGGTACATTTTTCTTCGTCATCTGCTTCAACAGAGCTTCGTTGGCAGGTTTCACCAGAAAAGCTTCCCCGGCTCCTTCGCAGTCATTGCTTGTTATGAGCGGGGTATGGATTTGTACAAACCCCTCACGATCTAAATATTCGTTGAAGCATTGAGTGGCGCGATGCCGAACGCGAAAAGCTGAACCAACAGTAGCAACACGCGGTCGCAAATGCAAATGATTCCGTATGTAATCCGGTGGATAAGATTTCTTCGGATAGAATGGGTATCCCAGGATTAGTGGGCAGCCACCTAGCTCGCAAATCTGCTCAACCCGTATTTCCAGCTGACTTTTAGCATTCCGTTCCAACGTTCCCTTAATGTCGACTGAAGATTCATAGCCAATCTGTTGCAGCAAGTTCTTATCGATTACAAGCTGAAGCCTCCTACAGCCCGTTCCGTCGTCGATGTCGCAAAATGCGTTGTCTTTCAGCTTACGAATAGATTTGATCCAGCCCTTGAAATATAAACGGTTATAAAGTATTTCAtttatttggagtttttttttcaattgtgcaATAATCGATAAATAATAAGCAATGGTGTTCTACTACGTCTGGCTGTAAATTATTGTTCCAAAAGGAAGACATGAATTGCATACCTTCAGGTGTATTTTGCTACCATCGATGTGTTTTCCATCCAATATATCACTGACCGTAGCTGATTGGAAACTACAGATCCGAATAAGACTTGGAACATCTCTTTGTAACAATTTACTGCTCAACATTCGATACAACATTTTGTAATtgatgtgaatttaacagtatTGAAAAGTAAATTAGCAGTATCTCATCTGGAACAACAAACAGCTGATAAACCGCATGCAAAATTCGCAAATGCGTCTGCATTTCCTGCATTTCAGTCCGTTGATCATCAATATACTAGAGGTGTGTTCAAcagaactcaatcgaaatcaattgaaatggattgacagttgatcagctgtttttccaattgacttcgatcgatttctatcaggctgctgaatgaacagccaGACACTTATACTAACGCGCTGCGTTTGCTGTCATTTTCTTATACAGCTGTGTACTTGGAGATTTCGGGCtttatttaataatgaaaattataatagcaATCGTCTGTTACTGTACTGTTGTTTTAActtgattaaatgaaaaaaaaaacctttttttaatgatttatcgATTCTTAATAAACATGACACCAGCCCGACGGACCTGCCCCAAGTCATTAGCAGCACTGAACGAAGCCCTTTGCACTGGCATCTCCTAGAAGTTGCGGGATCTGGCCACAAAGGAGGTACTGCTCATGGTCAAAGCCAAACCAAGGTGTCTGAGTCCGCTCAAGTCGAAAACACGCATGAGGAAGCTTTTTGTAATTGAGGGTGAAGACTGCGTTGAAAGCGGCACGGAAGGAATAAACGACGCAGCATGGGAGGAGcatcccaacaaacatttttcgctgaacaaccgCTGAAACACTATTTAGTTCTACCTTCAAATCAGCTATCTTGCTGAAAGAAGGCAACCGAAATTCAGGgagaagctgctgttcagcTCTTAAACATCGACATttggagaaattaatcagcgaagttgccatgaaacgtcaattgacggatcaacaaaaaaaaaacaaaaataatgatgacCGATGTATGCCCGATGTTTGCCAGCTATTTTTCCCCTCTCTTGTTGTTTTTGCTTCATTGAAACTTGTCTCGAACTCTGAACCTTCGACTTGTTGGTCTCATGCCGCAGAACGCAGAACCAACTATGGATTCTGTGGAGCATAGGAAAAGTGTCGTTCTTAAGCGACCGAAATATCTCCCAACCAAGGTCAATTTCacatgaagaaattgaaatagaaatgcttcgaaaataaaaagaaaatttcccgGCTAGGCCATTAATCAAGCAAAGTGAGAAACTACTAATAATTAGACGATTAAAAAATCCTCATTTCGATCCATTCGCTATTATGCATTGGTTGATCAATGACAACAGAAAGTTTGATAAAGCTGAAAGTCGCTTTCAAAGTTACCCTTGTACAGCTGACGCCTGTCAAATTTGAATggtgtcaaaaatggttggacaaaggctgaacgagttattcttcaaccaattttcccctactttctattggctgaaataaaacttccttacATGTTGAAACAGCGCTGAAGTGTTTCGTTCTTCAGCCagaaagctgaaacagcaatcagcACCTTAACACAGCATACGATCAGAGAattggcgtttttaatcagcaaaaatgtttgttgggattgGGCCAACTTCTGAAATCACGTGATGATTTTGGTTCGAATCAGTATCCGAAGAAAGTAGGTGCAGGAAAGTTAGGGCAGATAGGATTTAGATATGAtttagaatatgaaaaaaaggtgTATTAAGTTTcagttctacaaaatttattaaacttattttaattttttacactaATTGTTCTCTCTAAACTGCACCACCGACACCACATTGACCGACAACACCTTTACTAGCACCTGCACGGTCCATAGCAACCaaacttttgaaacaaaatcagttttttattgtCTGCAGCAACTGCCAAATACTTTTCCAACACTTCACCACCGAATCAGCATGAATGTCGCAGCACCACAGCCTCAGCATGACTGCCACAGCACCAACGAATCAGCATGgctagcacagcaccaccgactcagtacagcaccaccgactcagcacagcaccaccgactcagcacaGTACCACCGACTCAGCACAGTACCACCTCAGCATGgctagcacagcaccaccgactcagcacgACTGGCACTGCACCACCGACTTAGCTAACTCGCACAGCACCGACTCCAGCACCCCACAAAGAACACTGCTCCCAaagaaacaatcaaaaattagtcacaacaaaccaaaccagctgtttttgacagcaagcaactacatgtgtgttagtgtaattgaaaccgatagaaacgaatcctgctctcgagcttgatcgatttcgattggtttcgatcgacttcgattggcttcattgaacgtcaattggattagtttcgatcacaacattggctgagtgaacaacaatttaccaatcgaaatcgattgaaaccgatttcaattggctGTTGAACGGGCTTTAGGTTCATTATTTTCGGTACAAAAGCAAGCTATTCGGTGAAACGGCTGATGCCTTTTGTTACGTCACGAGTTCATTTACCGCAAAGCGGCATCGTGCTGGTGCTTTTTGTAAACaggaaaatataaaaaccaaaaaacttcAGTTTTCTGCATATTTCCAGCATAAATTAGTTAAAGAAAACCATGTTCCACATTATTCGACGCACTATCAGTACTACGGCTGCTCAATCCGGGAAACACAACTTCCGCAAATTCCTGTTCTACAACAAGCGTGGCACAAGGATATTTAAGAAACTGCGAGCTGCTAATCCGGAACTCTACGCGGACATGCCGATCGACAAGCGAGGTGTGCGGGACACCGGTGTAACCCGGAATGGTCAGTACCTAGAAATCGAAGAAAAGATACCGCAATTAGTGGTGCCAAATCTGGAAGGATGCAAATTCAAACCGTACGTTTCGTACCGGGCGCCGGATGTCATTCAGTCTGAATTTACCAGCCAGGATTTGTTCAATGCCGTTTATGCCGAAAAGGTAATTGCAGACTTCAAGAGTGGAAAGCTGAACGAAGATGGATCACCAACGGAGCCTTCGGCAGAGGAATCGCTCAACCCCGATGAAGCATGGGTCAGAGCAAGGAAAACTGGTTCGGATATGTTTTGAATAAACAGCGAGTTCTAGtaaaatttattgcaaattgatcttgtatttatttttaatattatagaTTCACAAATTTTGTCGCATGGCCAGAAGTTTTCGAACCCAACGGGTCATTCGATCATCGTCATTACCGAAAAACTGAAAGAAAAGAAGCACTTATGAAActtctatttcaaccgaaacaCATCGTTCAAGATTGAACTCCTTTATAAACTTACATTTGGATGAAATAAGGGATCCTCCGACTGCTCCTCCTCGGCCTTTGGAACCTTTATTGTTTGAGCAGCTAGGTCGATCACTATATTCCCAGTAGTCGCTGTGctgtttactgtttttttactgGAAACGAAGCTCTGTGGTACAAACTCATCGGCATTCAGCTTTTCCAACACCTTTGTTTTATCATCAGAATAATGTTCACCGGGATTTTCTCCAGCTAACGACTTAAAAACGTAAGCTTTGTCCTTTGAAGACGGTTCTCCGCTGgactttttagattttttcgatTCATCTGAATTGCTAGAAGATGACCGACTGGATGAACTAGTGCTactgttgctgctgctagaACTGGTAGAGTCGGAGCGCTTCCTCGAATATCGCTCCCGAGAATTGGAACGCTTCCGACCCCGGTCTCTTCTATCACGTTCCTTCGATGGACTTCGTCGGCTACGGTAATCTGTTGTACGGGATGATTTTTCGTGATCCCTCTCATGATGACGACTGTGGGAGGAGCGATGGGCGCTGCTACGCGATGATGTGCTGGCCACGGAACGAGATTTCGAGGAGCGTTCTTCGGAGTATCTATAACGGGAGTAGTCGTTGCTTCGGCTGCTTGAATATTTATCTCTTTCTCTTGATTTCGACTTGGACCTACGGCGGGAATGTTTTCTAGATGGAGAACGCGAATATGATCGAGGCATTGTTCGGAAAAGAGAATAAAACTGTAATTCGCAAAAGGTATCCGCAATTGACTCGCAAGCGGTTTAAAAAACCATAAGAAAACCAGCACGCAAAGAAGTAACCTTTGTAAACAGGTATCGGCAATTTTACCCTTAGAACATTgtgcagaaaaaaatgtttacctATACACGATAAGAAAATAGATGGATAAACCTATCATCTaagcagtgttccgaaaatcactaagaagaaacgctcatgatagatTTCTAGTTggaacctgggggaggaagagtgaataaaaaaagaaaaaaatctttcaaacgtcaaatttctctcttcaatctaccgaccagtgcgaaggtttaaaattttactttcttatttagtaatttttaataaaacttNNNNNNNNNNNNNNNNNNNNNNNNNNNNNNNNNNNNNNNNNNNNNNNNNNNNNNNNNNNNNNNNNNNNNNNNNNNNNNNNNNNNNNNNNNNNNNNNNNNNNNNNNNNNNNNNNNNNNNNNNNNNNNNNNNNNNNNNNNNNNNNNNNNNNNNNNNNNNNNNNNNNNNNNNNNNNNNNNNNNNNNNNNNNNNNNNNNNNNNNNNNNNNNNNNNNNNNNNNNNNNNNNNNNNNNNNNNNNNNNNNNNNNNNNNNNNNNNNNNNNNNNNNNNNNNNNNNNNNNNNNNNNNNNNNNNNNNNNNNNNNNNNNNNNNNNNNNNNNNNNNNNNNNNNNNNNNNNNNNNNNNNNNNNNNNNNNNNNNNNNNNNNNNNNNNNNNNNNNNNNNNNNNNNNNNNNNNNNNNNNNNNNNNNNNNNNNNNNNNNNNNNNNNNNNNNNNNNNNNNNNNNNNNNNNNNNNNNNNNNNNNNNNNNNNNNNNNNNNNNNNNNNNNNNNNNNNNNNNNNctcaaaaatcggtataaataccggaaaatcggtatgtgtggcatcgctgcctACGGGCCAGGTTCTAATGAAAATTCACACGGCTTCGGCAGCTTGGATGCTCCCGGATGCTGAAGTTTTGTCGCGGTAAAAGTTTGACATCCTTTCGAAAGCAGTTTCCACTGATGGCACTAGCAAAATCAGTTCCAATTGACGGCATCCTGAGTAGCATCGTAATTAGTCTAACTCTCCATTGTCCAGGGTAGCGCCCGTTTCAGACTCCTATAAAACTCAACAAATAAATACTAGGTGTGTTCAACGAAacccaatcgaaatcaattgaaatggattgacagttgatcagctgtttttccaattgacttcgatcgatttctattagGCTGTTGAATGAACAGCCATTCACTAATA
This sequence is a window from Uranotaenia lowii strain MFRU-FL chromosome 3, ASM2978415v1, whole genome shotgun sequence. Protein-coding genes within it:
- the LOC129754787 gene encoding serine/Arginine-related protein 53, which encodes MPRSYSRSPSRKHSRRRSKSKSRERDKYSSSRSNDYSRYRYSEERSSKSRSVASTSSRSSAHRSSHSRHHERDHEKSSRTTDYRSRRSPSKERDRRDRGRKRSNSRERYSRKRSDSTSSSSSNSSTSSSSRSSSSNSDESKKSKKSSGEPSSKDKAYVFKSLAGENPGEHYSDDKTKVLEKLNADEFVPQSFVSSKKTVNSTATTGNIVIDLAAQTIKVPKAEEEQSEDPLFHPNFFGNDDDRMTRWVRKLLAMRQNL
- the LOC129755120 gene encoding 40S ribosomal protein S15-like, translated to MADAADAEGFKKKRTFRKFTYRGVDLDQLLDMKHDLLMELMHSRAKRRFKRGIRRKPLALMKKLRKAKKDAPPLEKPAIVKTHLRNMIIVPEMVGSMVGIYNGKTFNQAEIKPEMIGHYLGEFSLTYKPVKHGRPGIGATHSSRFIPLK
- the LOC129754788 gene encoding 39S ribosomal protein L41, mitochondrial, producing the protein MFHIIRRTISTTAAQSGKHNFRKFLFYNKRGTRIFKKLRAANPELYADMPIDKRGVRDTGVTRNGQYLEIEEKIPQLVVPNLEGCKFKPYVSYRAPDVIQSEFTSQDLFNAVYAEKVIADFKSGKLNEDGSPTEPSAEESLNPDEAWVRARKTGSDMF
- the LOC129754976 gene encoding probable asparagine--tRNA ligase, mitochondrial, which translates into the protein MLYRMLSSKLLQRDVPSLIRICSFQSATVSDILDGKHIDGSKIHLKGWIKSIRKLKDNAFCDIDDGTGCRRLQLVIDKNLLQQIGYESSVDIKGTLERNAKSQLEIRVEQICELGGCPLILGYPFYPKKSYPPDYIRNHLHLRPRVATVGSAFRVRHRATQCFNEYLDREGFVQIHTPLITSNDCEGAGEAFLVKPANEALLKQMTKKNVPLDKGYFDREAYLTVSGQLHLEAMCHGLGKVFSFGPTFRAENSKSPIHLSEFYMLELEEAFMNSIDDLADRIESIIKTVSKRLLDTASGEVDAVRKLTTETSLEESFQWLNKPFPKISFAEAINILEKNSSKLKSSVQPADGINKEQELYLVNYFQSPVFVVRWPKEIKSFYMRQCPDDSNLVDALDLLVPHVGELVGGSVRENDYERLKAKLPDQEALGWYLQLRQFGSVPTAGFGLGLERYLCWILNVHNVRDVIPFPRWAHNCAM